The Rhizobium rhododendri nucleotide sequence GGAGATGATGCAACGCAATGGTTTCGAGCATTCGGTCGTCAGCGGTGCCGACCTCCGCGCTCTCGAACCGGCCCTCTCTACCCACATTGCCAAGGCGGTGCTGCTGCCGAACAACAAGTCCATCCGCAATCCCTATCATCTGGTTCTGAAGCTGGTCGATGCTGCGAAAGCGGCCGGTACAGGCTTCGTCTCTGGCGAAGCCACCATGATGGAGCGCCGGGCGGGCGGCGGTGTCACAGTCATGCTCGCCGATGGCCGCAGGCTCGATGCCGACGATGCGGTGGTTGCTGCCGGCGTGCCGACGCGGGTGATCGCCAAGGCTTTGGGCGAGCCTATCCCGCTCGAGACCGAACGGGGTTATCACACGCAGATCATGGCCCCCGGCATTTCCATGCGCCACTCGATCATCTGGCCGGCCCGCGCCTTCATGGTGACGCCGACCGCCGGCGGCATCCGCGTCGGCGGCAACGTCGAGCTTGCAGGCCTCGATGCGCCGCCGGATTATCGCCGTCCCCGCGTCCTCGTCCGCCATGCCCAGAGGGCGCTGCCCGGCCTCAAGGTAGAGGAGGCCACCGACTGGATGGGCCATCGCCCCTCGTTGCCGGATACCATCCCCATCATTTCCGCGTCCTCCCGACTACCGGGCGTCTGGTATGCAACCGGTCACGGTCATCTCGGTCTCACCTATTCCGCCACGACAGCCCGCCTGATGGCGGATATGATCGGTGGCATGAAACCGTCGATCGATATGACGCCGTTCCGCATCAACCGTTATTAGGAGAAAGCCGATGTCCGATACCCAAAAGCCAGTCGCTCTCATTACCGGCGGCGGCCGGGGCATGGGCGAGGCGATCGCCCGCGAACTGGTGGCCACCGGCTATCGTGTCGCGCTGATGTCGCCCTCCGAAAGCTGCGAGAAGCTGGCTGCCGAACTCGGCGGAGTCGCCTCGCGCGGCGTGGCGGAAAAGGCGGAAGACATCCAGGCAATCTTCGACCTGACCATGAAGACCTATGGTCGCATCGATGCGGTGGTCAACCATACCGGCCATCCGCCGAAGGGCGATCTGCTCGACATTTCCGACGAAAACTGGACGCTCGGCTCCGACATGATGGTGCTCAGCGTCGTGCGCATGGCGCGGTTGGTCACCCCGGTGATGCTGCGCCAGGGCAAGGGTGCCTTCGTCAACATCACCACCTTCGCCGCATACGAGCCCTCGCTGGTATTCCCGGTCTCCTGCGCGTACCGTGCAGCCGCCGGTGCCTTCACGAAGCTCTATGCCGATCGCTACGCCGCGGACAATATCCGCATGAATTGCCTGTTGCCGGGCTACATCGATAGCCTCGCCCACAAGCCTGAGACGGCCGAGAAGATCCCGATGAAGCGCATTGGCCAGATGCAGGAGGTTGCCAAGACCGCAGCCTTCCTGCTGTCCGACGGTGCCGGCTACATCACCGGCCAGAATATCCGCGTCGACGGCGGCGTCACCCGGCACGTCTGATTGGAGAAGATGATATGAGATGGAAGCGGACGATCCAGCTGCTGGATGTTCATTGCGAGGGTGAGATCGGCCGGGTCGCGATCGGCGGCGTGCCGAAGATCCCCGGCAATACGATAGCCGAGCAATTGCACTGGATGAACACCGATCCGAAAGGCGAAGAGCTCCGGCGCTTCCTGGTGCTCGAACCGCGCGGCGCGCCGATCGGCTCCGTCAACCTGCTGCTGCCGGCAAAGCACCCGGATGCAGATGCCGGCTTCATCATCCTGCAGCCCGACCAGGCCCATGCGAGCTCCGGCTCGAACTCGATCTGCGTCACCACGGCGCTGCTGGAATCCGGTATCGTCGAGATGCATGAGCCGGAAACCACAGTCACGCTCGACACCGCCGCAGGCCTCGTTCGGGCGGTTGCCACCTGCCGCGATGGCCGCTGCGAGAAAGTGCGGCTGACCATGGTGCCATCTTTCGTCCACGAACTCGACGTGCTGCTCGACACGCCGGAATGGGGCGCGATCAGCGTCGACATCTGCTATGGCGGCATTTTCTACGCCCTGGTCGATGTCGGACAGGTAGGCCTCACCATCGAGACGTCGAAGGCGGCCGAGCTGGTGAAAGCTGGCATGGTCCTGCGCGATCGTATCAACCGTACGATGGCCATCGTCCATCCGGAAATCCCGGCGATCTCGGGCGTTGCCTACGTGATGTTCCGCGATATCGATGCCGACGGTGCCATCCGCACTTGCACCACGATGTGGCCCGGCCGGGTCGACCGCTCGCCCTGCGGTACCGGCAACTCCGCCAATCTCGCGACGCTGTACGCGCGCGGCAAGGCGAAGGTCGGCGACGTCTTCAAGTCGCGCTCGATCATCGGGTCGGAATTCGAAGTAGGCCTCTCCGCCGTCACGGAGGTAGCCGGCAAGCCCGCCATCATTCCGACAATCACCGGCCGAGGCTTCACCTTCGGCCTGTCGCAGGTGTCGCTGGACCCCTTCGATCCTCTCGCAGCCGGTTTCGCGCTGACGGACGTCTGGGGCCCCTCCGCCGGCGAGATCGGCGCAGGTAAATAACCTTCCCCTTCTCCCCTCGGGGAGGAGGTGCCCCAAGGGCCGATGAAGGTATCTAGCCTTCTAAAGCCCGATTTCCCGGGCCCATGGCGGATTGGCGCCGGCGCGCGACACCGTGACGGCCGCAGCCTTGGCACCGAGCCCGAGGGCATCGCGCAACGCCTTCTCGTCGAGCGAGGCGACCTGCGCCTTCGTCAGCAGATTGTTCATCTTCAGCGATGC carries:
- a CDS encoding NAD(P)/FAD-dependent oxidoreductase: MTEDTRKTTIVIGAGIVGAAISFELQRRGHRVTLVDKGEPGRGTSFGNMASIALDFAAGSGPSTWRKMPGWLLDPEGPVWLRPSYAPKILPWFLRFLAAGRPSRLRQIEDAGMALSAPALADFRAMLDAIGAPELMTEDGCLAIYETEAEFAGDRGHLEMMQRNGFEHSVVSGADLRALEPALSTHIAKAVLLPNNKSIRNPYHLVLKLVDAAKAAGTGFVSGEATMMERRAGGGVTVMLADGRRLDADDAVVAAGVPTRVIAKALGEPIPLETERGYHTQIMAPGISMRHSIIWPARAFMVTPTAGGIRVGGNVELAGLDAPPDYRRPRVLVRHAQRALPGLKVEEATDWMGHRPSLPDTIPIISASSRLPGVWYATGHGHLGLTYSATTARLMADMIGGMKPSIDMTPFRINRY
- a CDS encoding 4-hydroxyproline epimerase, whose translation is MRWKRTIQLLDVHCEGEIGRVAIGGVPKIPGNTIAEQLHWMNTDPKGEELRRFLVLEPRGAPIGSVNLLLPAKHPDADAGFIILQPDQAHASSGSNSICVTTALLESGIVEMHEPETTVTLDTAAGLVRAVATCRDGRCEKVRLTMVPSFVHELDVLLDTPEWGAISVDICYGGIFYALVDVGQVGLTIETSKAAELVKAGMVLRDRINRTMAIVHPEIPAISGVAYVMFRDIDADGAIRTCTTMWPGRVDRSPCGTGNSANLATLYARGKAKVGDVFKSRSIIGSEFEVGLSAVTEVAGKPAIIPTITGRGFTFGLSQVSLDPFDPLAAGFALTDVWGPSAGEIGAGK
- a CDS encoding SDR family oxidoreductase, with the translated sequence MSDTQKPVALITGGGRGMGEAIARELVATGYRVALMSPSESCEKLAAELGGVASRGVAEKAEDIQAIFDLTMKTYGRIDAVVNHTGHPPKGDLLDISDENWTLGSDMMVLSVVRMARLVTPVMLRQGKGAFVNITTFAAYEPSLVFPVSCAYRAAAGAFTKLYADRYAADNIRMNCLLPGYIDSLAHKPETAEKIPMKRIGQMQEVAKTAAFLLSDGAGYITGQNIRVDGGVTRHV